From Candidatus Kryptonium sp., the proteins below share one genomic window:
- a CDS encoding DNA methyltransferase, with amino-acid sequence MLELRNKIAAQKYGLDPDRIAIKINAQKNIEILGNDLTFIGIREKERTKHVHRLHPYLGKFIPQLVEVFLKKFFKPGQTILDPFSGSGTTLIEANVLGINSIGIELSPFNVLIQQVKTRKYNLEEVEYEIKDALKRLRKFSLELQRNGETLFSSTFEKFETDSEYLKTWFSEKALQEILFYRSIIKEYKNQDVLMVILSRSARSARLVPHYDLARPKEPVREKYWCVKHKKYCEPINEAYKFIRKYSYDTIRRLKEFDKIRTNASITIIQGDARYVELPKEIIIDGIFTSPPYVGLINYHEQHRYAYELFNFPRYDEFEIGSAFKGQSEQARKEYTESIIQVFKRVSQNLKNNAPVFIVANDKFNLFPEIGMKAELELIDVFHRPVLMRTERDEGEFFESIFYFRKK; translated from the coding sequence ATGCTTGAGTTAAGAAACAAAATAGCTGCTCAAAAATACGGACTTGACCCAGATAGAATAGCTATTAAAATCAACGCACAAAAAAACATTGAGATTCTTGGAAACGATTTGACATTTATAGGAATAAGAGAAAAAGAAAGGACAAAACATGTTCACCGTTTACATCCTTATCTTGGCAAATTTATTCCTCAACTTGTTGAAGTTTTTCTAAAAAAATTTTTCAAACCCGGACAAACCATCCTAGATCCATTCTCTGGATCAGGGACAACCCTTATTGAAGCAAATGTTCTAGGTATAAACTCTATTGGGATAGAACTTTCCCCCTTTAATGTATTAATACAACAGGTTAAGACGAGGAAATATAACTTAGAAGAAGTTGAGTATGAAATCAAAGATGCTTTGAAACGCCTTAGAAAGTTTTCTCTTGAGCTTCAGAGAAATGGGGAAACGCTTTTTAGCTCTACTTTTGAGAAATTTGAAACAGATAGTGAGTATTTAAAAACCTGGTTTTCAGAAAAAGCGTTACAGGAGATATTATTTTACAGGTCTATCATAAAAGAATATAAAAATCAAGATGTGCTTATGGTCATCCTATCAAGATCTGCCAGATCCGCTAGGTTAGTACCGCACTATGATCTAGCAAGACCAAAAGAACCTGTAAGAGAAAAATACTGGTGTGTGAAACATAAAAAGTATTGTGAACCAATCAATGAAGCATATAAGTTCATTAGAAAATACAGCTATGACACTATAAGAAGGTTAAAGGAATTTGATAAAATAAGAACAAATGCCTCAATTACGATAATTCAAGGAGATGCAAGATACGTAGAACTACCGAAAGAAATAATTATAGATGGAATTTTCACCTCACCCCCATATGTTGGTTTAATTAACTATCATGAGCAACATAGATATGCATATGAACTTTTTAATTTTCCAAGATACGATGAATTTGAAATAGGCTCTGCTTTTAAAGGGCAAAGCGAGCAAGCAAGAAAGGAGTATACCGAAAGTATAATTCAAGTTTTCAAAAGAGTATCTCAAAATCTTAAAAATAATGCACCTGTTTTTATAGTCGCTAATGATAAATTTAATTTATTCCCTGAGATAGGTATGAAGGCTGAACTTGAGCTTATAGATGTATTTCATAGACCCGTCCTTATGAGGACAGAAAGAGATGAAGGTGAATTTTTTGAATCAATATTCTATTTCAGAAAAAAATGA
- a CDS encoding cyclic nucleotide-binding domain-containing protein produces MTIEDKTLRKIPLFNGLKEEHFELLKRIIHIKEFDEGDVVIREGETGEEIYILLDGEVEVSKSLVLKLPELNFGHREKSLIKLTSDTYPFFGEMVLFNDKAERTATVIATKRCKFAIIYKNDFVKLTESNREVGCVLYKNIATVLAERLRKANNDILKLTTALTLVLSK; encoded by the coding sequence ATGACAATTGAAGATAAAACATTGCGAAAAATTCCGCTCTTTAATGGGCTTAAAGAAGAACATTTTGAACTTTTAAAACGAATAATCCACATTAAGGAGTTTGACGAAGGCGATGTCGTGATAAGGGAAGGAGAGACAGGAGAAGAGATTTATATTTTACTTGATGGAGAGGTTGAGGTTTCAAAATCACTTGTTTTGAAACTTCCAGAGCTTAACTTTGGGCATAGAGAAAAGTCACTTATAAAGCTCACTTCGGATACTTATCCATTTTTTGGTGAGATGGTGTTATTTAATGACAAAGCGGAAAGGACTGCAACTGTGATTGCAACCAAACGATGTAAATTTGCAATAATTTATAAGAACGATTTTGTAAAACTTACGGAATCAAATAGAGAGGTAGGTTGTGTTTTATATAAAAACATTGCGACGGTTCTTGCTGAAAGATTAAGAAAAGCAAACAATGATATTTTGAAGTTAACAACTGCTTTGACTTTGGTGTTGAGCAAATAA